A single genomic interval of Lucilia cuprina isolate Lc7/37 chromosome 2, ASM2204524v1, whole genome shotgun sequence harbors:
- the LOC111678552 gene encoding uncharacterized protein LOC111678552 isoform X2, producing MAKKCSVRSLSDSSLGELANLIVSTLGYAKYAPDVDLDINIVMVEINQYLEMAGATSNIYQDLLRVILSSDYLDASMRFTCLQMLLNCGVSFLVTEVFPFSYYEKILQVIAAQGAGLRVLNLKGIWVKDEHMHYMFEIVKKCQYLTKLFVPYIANDDLLQVIGKNCKRLQVLDISGETDITENGIEYLSKGLCAQRLTVIDIGMPGEENICYSDIALILENCPNVETLSTYSFVGPALKFVHDNVDKNFTCKLKYLHDTASDEEAVKIIVKTCPNLESIYLDTPKIGCLRALANTQLRKLKIYKFSSNELVKLLENIGRNLVHLTMIKSNGDLDLNVLARMCPGLIDLDCYMMDGLIYANSNHCRFTCLEGLEMLSSPMTNMALKALICNNTQLKRLAVDSVSFSDEDIVSIFIEHDFNVLEDVWFTLAPNLTVQSIEILMERCPELQSVGQLSGWFLTPDDLALIRGLLKSGNSSLATTITHDH from the exons atggcTAAAAAATGTAGCGTGCGTTCATTGAGTGATAGTTCTTTGGGAGAGTTGGCTAATTTGATTGTATCGACGCTCGGATATGCAAAGTATGCACCGGACGTTGATCTCGATATTAACATTGTTATGGTTGAAATCAACCAATATTTAGAAATGGCTGGTGCAACGTCAAACATCTATCAGGATTTATTACGGGTAATTCTCAGTTCCGACTACTTGGATGCTAGTATGCGTTTCACCTGTTTGCAGATGTTGTTAAATTGTGGAGTTTCCTTTCTGGTTACCGAGGTATTTCCATTTtcatattatgaaaaaatactaCAGGTGATTGCAGCGCAAGGAGCTGGCTTACGTGTTCTTAATTTGAAAGGAATTTGGGTTAAGGATGAACACATGCACTACATGTTCGAAATTGTCAAGAAATGCCAATATCTTACAAAGCTCTTTGTTCCTTATATAGCTAACGATGATCTGCTGCAAGTGAttggaaaaaattgtaaacGATTGCAAGTACTAGACATATCTGGAGAGACGGATATTACCGAAAATGGAATAGAATATCTTAGCAAGGGGTTATGTGCGCAGCGTTTAACTGTCATTGACATCGGTATGCCAGGAGAGGAAAATATTTGTTACTCTGATATTGcccttattttagaaaattgtccCAATGTTGAAACTTTGTCAACGTATTCGTTCGTGGGACCTGCACTGAAATTTGTTCATGATAATGTTGACAAGAACTTTACTTGCAAATTGAAATATCTCCATGATACAGCTTCAGATGAagaagctgtgaaaataatagTCAAGACGTGTCCAAATCTGGAGTCAATTTATTTGGATACTCCAAAGATTGGGTGTTTGCGAGCACTCGCTAATACTCAATTgcgaaaacttaaaatatataaattttcatcaaatgaattggTAAAGTTACTCGAAAATATCGGGCGAAATTTAGTCCATCTTACAATGATTAAAAGCAATGGTGATTTGGATTTGAATGTTTTGGCGCGAATGTGTCCTGGTCTAATAGATTTAGACTGCTATATGATGGATGGTTTAATTTATGCCAATTCTAATCACTGTCGTTTTACTTGCTTAGAGGGTCTTGAAATGTTAAGCAGTCCTATGACCAATATGGCTTTAAAAGCGCTAATATGCAACAATACACAACTGAAGCGATTGGCTGTCGATAGTGTTTCATTCAGCGATGAAGATATAGTAAG cATTTTTATTGAACATGACTTTAATGTACTAGAAGATGTTTGGTTCACCTTAGCGCCAAATTTAACGGTTCAATCAATTGAG
- the LOC111678552 gene encoding uncharacterized protein LOC111678552 isoform X3, whose product MAKKCSVRSLSDSSLGELANLIVSTLGYAKYAPDVDLDINIVMVEINQYLEMAGATSNIYQDLLRVILSSDYLDASMRFTCLQMLLNCGVSFLVTEVFPFSYYEKILQVIAAQGAGLRVLNLKGIWVKDEHMHYMFEIVKKCQYLTKLFVPYIANDDLLQVIGKNCKRLQVLDISGETDITENGIEYLSKGLCAQRLTVIDIGMPGEENICYSDIALILENCPNVETLSTYSFVGPALKFVHDNVDKNFTCKLKYLHDTASDEEAVKIIVKTCPNLESIYLDTPKIGCLRALANTQLRKLKIYKFSSNELVKLLENIGRNLVHLTMIKSNGDLDLNVLARMCPGLIDLDCYMMDGLIYANSNHCRFTCLEGLEMLSSPMTNMALKALICNNTQLKRLAVDSVSFSDEDIVSIFIEHDFNVLEDVWFTLAPNLTVQSIEILMERCPELQSVGQLSGWFLTPDDLALIRGLLKSGNSSLRLQ is encoded by the exons atggcTAAAAAATGTAGCGTGCGTTCATTGAGTGATAGTTCTTTGGGAGAGTTGGCTAATTTGATTGTATCGACGCTCGGATATGCAAAGTATGCACCGGACGTTGATCTCGATATTAACATTGTTATGGTTGAAATCAACCAATATTTAGAAATGGCTGGTGCAACGTCAAACATCTATCAGGATTTATTACGGGTAATTCTCAGTTCCGACTACTTGGATGCTAGTATGCGTTTCACCTGTTTGCAGATGTTGTTAAATTGTGGAGTTTCCTTTCTGGTTACCGAGGTATTTCCATTTtcatattatgaaaaaatactaCAGGTGATTGCAGCGCAAGGAGCTGGCTTACGTGTTCTTAATTTGAAAGGAATTTGGGTTAAGGATGAACACATGCACTACATGTTCGAAATTGTCAAGAAATGCCAATATCTTACAAAGCTCTTTGTTCCTTATATAGCTAACGATGATCTGCTGCAAGTGAttggaaaaaattgtaaacGATTGCAAGTACTAGACATATCTGGAGAGACGGATATTACCGAAAATGGAATAGAATATCTTAGCAAGGGGTTATGTGCGCAGCGTTTAACTGTCATTGACATCGGTATGCCAGGAGAGGAAAATATTTGTTACTCTGATATTGcccttattttagaaaattgtccCAATGTTGAAACTTTGTCAACGTATTCGTTCGTGGGACCTGCACTGAAATTTGTTCATGATAATGTTGACAAGAACTTTACTTGCAAATTGAAATATCTCCATGATACAGCTTCAGATGAagaagctgtgaaaataatagTCAAGACGTGTCCAAATCTGGAGTCAATTTATTTGGATACTCCAAAGATTGGGTGTTTGCGAGCACTCGCTAATACTCAATTgcgaaaacttaaaatatataaattttcatcaaatgaattggTAAAGTTACTCGAAAATATCGGGCGAAATTTAGTCCATCTTACAATGATTAAAAGCAATGGTGATTTGGATTTGAATGTTTTGGCGCGAATGTGTCCTGGTCTAATAGATTTAGACTGCTATATGATGGATGGTTTAATTTATGCCAATTCTAATCACTGTCGTTTTACTTGCTTAGAGGGTCTTGAAATGTTAAGCAGTCCTATGACCAATATGGCTTTAAAAGCGCTAATATGCAACAATACACAACTGAAGCGATTGGCTGTCGATAGTGTTTCATTCAGCGATGAAGATATAGTAAG cATTTTTATTGAACATGACTTTAATGTACTAGAAGATGTTTGGTTCACCTTAGCGCCAAATTTAACGGTTCAATCAATTGAG
- the LOC111678552 gene encoding uncharacterized protein LOC111678552 isoform X4, with the protein MAKKCSVRSLSDSSLGELANLIVSTLGYAKYAPDVDLDINIVMVEINQYLEMAGATSNIYQDLLRVILSSDYLDASMRFTCLQMLLNCGVSFLVTEVFPFSYYEKILQVIAAQGAGLRVLNLKGIWVKDEHMHYMFEIVKKCQYLTKLFVPYIANDDLLQVIGKNCKRLQVLDISGETDITENGIEYLSKGLCAQRLTVIDIGMPGEENICYSDIALILENCPNVETLSTYSFVGPALKFVHDNVDKNFTCKLKYLHDTASDEEAVKIIVKTCPNLESIYLDTPKIGCLRALANTQLRKLKIYKFSSNELVKLLENIGRNLVHLTMIKSNGDLDLNVLARMCPGLIDLDCYMMDGLIYANSNHCRFTCLEGLEMLSSPMTNMALKALICNNTQLKRLAVDSVSFSDEDIFKSTT; encoded by the exons atggcTAAAAAATGTAGCGTGCGTTCATTGAGTGATAGTTCTTTGGGAGAGTTGGCTAATTTGATTGTATCGACGCTCGGATATGCAAAGTATGCACCGGACGTTGATCTCGATATTAACATTGTTATGGTTGAAATCAACCAATATTTAGAAATGGCTGGTGCAACGTCAAACATCTATCAGGATTTATTACGGGTAATTCTCAGTTCCGACTACTTGGATGCTAGTATGCGTTTCACCTGTTTGCAGATGTTGTTAAATTGTGGAGTTTCCTTTCTGGTTACCGAGGTATTTCCATTTtcatattatgaaaaaatactaCAGGTGATTGCAGCGCAAGGAGCTGGCTTACGTGTTCTTAATTTGAAAGGAATTTGGGTTAAGGATGAACACATGCACTACATGTTCGAAATTGTCAAGAAATGCCAATATCTTACAAAGCTCTTTGTTCCTTATATAGCTAACGATGATCTGCTGCAAGTGAttggaaaaaattgtaaacGATTGCAAGTACTAGACATATCTGGAGAGACGGATATTACCGAAAATGGAATAGAATATCTTAGCAAGGGGTTATGTGCGCAGCGTTTAACTGTCATTGACATCGGTATGCCAGGAGAGGAAAATATTTGTTACTCTGATATTGcccttattttagaaaattgtccCAATGTTGAAACTTTGTCAACGTATTCGTTCGTGGGACCTGCACTGAAATTTGTTCATGATAATGTTGACAAGAACTTTACTTGCAAATTGAAATATCTCCATGATACAGCTTCAGATGAagaagctgtgaaaataatagTCAAGACGTGTCCAAATCTGGAGTCAATTTATTTGGATACTCCAAAGATTGGGTGTTTGCGAGCACTCGCTAATACTCAATTgcgaaaacttaaaatatataaattttcatcaaatgaattggTAAAGTTACTCGAAAATATCGGGCGAAATTTAGTCCATCTTACAATGATTAAAAGCAATGGTGATTTGGATTTGAATGTTTTGGCGCGAATGTGTCCTGGTCTAATAGATTTAGACTGCTATATGATGGATGGTTTAATTTATGCCAATTCTAATCACTGTCGTTTTACTTGCTTAGAGGGTCTTGAAATGTTAAGCAGTCCTATGACCAATATGGCTTTAAAAGCGCTAATATGCAACAATACACAACTGAAGCGATTGGCTGTCGATAGTGTTTCATTCAGCGATGAAGATATA TTTAAAAGTACGACATGA
- the LOC111678552 gene encoding uncharacterized protein LOC111678552 isoform X5, with product MAKKCSVRSLSDSSLGELANLIVSTLGYAKYAPDVDLDINIVMVEINQYLEMAGATSNIYQDLLRVILSSDYLDASMRFTCLQMLLNCGVSFLVTEVFPFSYYEKILQVIAAQGAGLRVLNLKGIWVKDEHMHYMFEIVKKCQYLTKLFVPYIANDDLLQVIGKNCKRLQVLDISGETDITENGIEYLSKGLCAQRLTVIDIGMPGEENICYSDIALILENCPNVETLSTYSFVGPALKFVHDNVDKNFTCKLKYLHDTASDEEAVKIIVKTCPNLESIYLDTPKIGCLRALANTQLRKLKIYKFSSNELVKLLENIGRNLVHLTMIKSNGDLDLNVLARMCPGLIDLDCYMMDGLIYANSNHCRFTCLEGLEMLSSPMTNMALKALICNNTQLKRLAVDSVSFSDEDIRLQ from the coding sequence atggcTAAAAAATGTAGCGTGCGTTCATTGAGTGATAGTTCTTTGGGAGAGTTGGCTAATTTGATTGTATCGACGCTCGGATATGCAAAGTATGCACCGGACGTTGATCTCGATATTAACATTGTTATGGTTGAAATCAACCAATATTTAGAAATGGCTGGTGCAACGTCAAACATCTATCAGGATTTATTACGGGTAATTCTCAGTTCCGACTACTTGGATGCTAGTATGCGTTTCACCTGTTTGCAGATGTTGTTAAATTGTGGAGTTTCCTTTCTGGTTACCGAGGTATTTCCATTTtcatattatgaaaaaatactaCAGGTGATTGCAGCGCAAGGAGCTGGCTTACGTGTTCTTAATTTGAAAGGAATTTGGGTTAAGGATGAACACATGCACTACATGTTCGAAATTGTCAAGAAATGCCAATATCTTACAAAGCTCTTTGTTCCTTATATAGCTAACGATGATCTGCTGCAAGTGAttggaaaaaattgtaaacGATTGCAAGTACTAGACATATCTGGAGAGACGGATATTACCGAAAATGGAATAGAATATCTTAGCAAGGGGTTATGTGCGCAGCGTTTAACTGTCATTGACATCGGTATGCCAGGAGAGGAAAATATTTGTTACTCTGATATTGcccttattttagaaaattgtccCAATGTTGAAACTTTGTCAACGTATTCGTTCGTGGGACCTGCACTGAAATTTGTTCATGATAATGTTGACAAGAACTTTACTTGCAAATTGAAATATCTCCATGATACAGCTTCAGATGAagaagctgtgaaaataatagTCAAGACGTGTCCAAATCTGGAGTCAATTTATTTGGATACTCCAAAGATTGGGTGTTTGCGAGCACTCGCTAATACTCAATTgcgaaaacttaaaatatataaattttcatcaaatgaattggTAAAGTTACTCGAAAATATCGGGCGAAATTTAGTCCATCTTACAATGATTAAAAGCAATGGTGATTTGGATTTGAATGTTTTGGCGCGAATGTGTCCTGGTCTAATAGATTTAGACTGCTATATGATGGATGGTTTAATTTATGCCAATTCTAATCACTGTCGTTTTACTTGCTTAGAGGGTCTTGAAATGTTAAGCAGTCCTATGACCAATATGGCTTTAAAAGCGCTAATATGCAACAATACACAACTGAAGCGATTGGCTGTCGATAGTGTTTCATTCAGCGATGAAGATATA
- the LOC111678549 gene encoding serine/threonine-protein phosphatase 2A activator gives MDMLVQEPKNIPLELAGAAQPEKKVKQLSDVQVWLRSEAYYDLVGFINGISTAIQGKKLNDQIYISPTMKNLIEIFDKLNSFINETPPIEQPQRFGNKAFRAWSRKMNHEIFQILLKSIPADKCHLVTELGFYLSESFGNSVRIDYGTGHELSFIFFLCALFKGEILKEEDNIASALVLFNTYLTFVRRLQKTYRMEPAGSQGVWSLDDYQFVPFIWGSAQLSFGSPFPPAKFLDEDIIDSYKSEYMYISCIDFIQQVKTGHFSEHSYQLWSISAVPSWSKINAGLVKMYQKEILSKFPIIQHVYFGNLMSFNSVKPGTTIASARLGFLHPATVTEAKKPTIGSNLKVVDQENSTTSSTEPDSINNKQRVMINVQSSQSTKETAE, from the exons ATGGATATGCTTGTACAAGAACCCAAAAATATTCCAC TTGAATTAGCCGGTGCAGCACAACCtgagaaaaaagtaaaacaattatCGGATGTACAAGTGTGGTTACGTTCAGAGGCATATTATGATTTAGTAGGATTTATAAATGGAATCAGCACAGCAATACaaggaaaaaaacttaatgaTCAGATTTACATTTCGCCAACGATGAAAAATTTGATCGAAATCTTTGATAAACTGAATTCATTCATCAATGAAACACCACCGATTGAACAACCACAACGTTTCGGAAATAAAGCTTTTCGCGCCTGGTCACGAAAAATGAATCAT GagatatttcaaattttgttaaaaagtattCCGGCGGATAAATGTCATTTGGTTACTGAATTGGGTTTCTACTTATCCGAGTCCTTTGGCAATTCTGTGCGAATAGATTATGGCACCGGGCACGAGctgtcttttattttctttttatgtgcGCTTTTCAAAGGAGAAATTTTGAAAGAAGAAGATAATATTGCAAGTGCGTTGGTTCTATTTAATACGTACCTTACTTTTGTGCGACGACTACAGAAAACTTATCGTATGGAGCCAGCAGGTAGTCAAGGTGTATGGTCGCTTGACGATTATCAGTTTGTGCCATTTATTTGGGGCAGTGCTCAGCTTTCAT ttGGAAGTCCATTTCCGCCAGCCAAGTTCTTAGATGAGGATATAATTGATTCGTATAAGAgcgaatatatgtatataagttgtATTGATTTTATACAACAG gttaaaACTGGTCACTTTTCGGAACATTCATACCAGTTGTGGAGTATTTCCGCCGTACCATCATGGTCTAAAATAAATGCTGGTCTGGTTAAAATGTATCAAAAAGAG attttatcaaaatttccaataattcaACATGTTTACTTCGGAAATTTAATGTCATTTAATAGTGTGAAACCAGGTACAACTATAGCCAGTGCGCGGTTAGGATTTTTGCATCCTGCAACAGTTACAGAGGCAAAAAAGCCAACAATTGGGAGCAATTTAAAAGTTGTTGATCAAGAAAATTCAACAACGAGTTCTACCGAACCAGATTCAATAAACAACAAGCAACGTGTCATGATAAACGTTCAATCCAGTCAATCAACTAAGGAAACCGCTGAATAA